Part of the Niallia alba genome is shown below.
AAATAGTCAGGGTTCGCTACCATATACTGGTCTAGGGGGCTTGAGCTTGCCACCATAATGACAAGGGATTCATCATGTCTACGGCCTGCTCGTCCTGCTTGCTGCCATGAACTCGCAATCGTACCAGGGTATCCTGTCATAACACAGGCTTGCAGTTGTCCAATGTCAACACCTAGTTCTAATGCATTTGTACTGACAACTCCATAAATATTCCCCTGTCGCAACCCTTGCTCTATTTCTCTTCTTTCTGTTGGCAAATAGCCGCCTCGATAGCCACGAATCGATTTAGGACCAAGTTGAAATTTCACAAGACCTTGCAAATAGGTAAGCAAAATCTCTACACGAACACGACTTTTGGCAAAAACAATTGTTTGAATTTTATTTTTCAACAGCTCTCCTGCTATTTGACGCACTTCTAAAGTAGCACTTCTCCTTATATTCAAGGGAATATTCACAATAGGAGGATTATAAAAAACGAAATGTTTCTTTCCACTTGGAGCACCATTATTATTTATTAGATGTACACGTTGTTCGGTTAAATTCTCTGCTAATTCCTTTGGATTTGCTATAGTTGCTGATGTGCATACAAAGATAGGATTACTTCCATAAAACGCACAAATTCGCTTTAATCTGCGGATAACATTAGCTACATGACTGCCGAAAACGCCTCTGTAAATATGCAACTCATCTATAATGACATATTTGAGATTTTCAAATAGTGATACCCATTTTGTATGATGTGGCAAAATGGCAGAATGAAGCATATCTGGGTTTGTAATAACGATATGTCCAGCTTTTCGAACCTTTTGTCTAATAGAAGCTGGTGTATCTCCGTCATATGTATAACTATTTATCTGTAGTTCAGCACTTTCAATTAATTCATTTAATTCACTTTTCTGATCTTGTGCAAGAGCCTTTGTAGGGAACATATATAACGCCCGTGCATTTTTGTTCTCTGCAATGGACTGAATGACAGGAAGATTGTAGCAAAGGGTTTTACCTGATGCAGTTGGTGTAACAGCTACAATGCTTTCCCCTTCTCTAATCGCCTGATATGACGAATATTGATGTGTATAAAGCCGTGTTACTCCTCGCTTTTGCAAAGCATCTTTTAAATTTGGCAATAAATCATCGGGTAGTGGAACTGTTACAGCTTCCTTTGCTTCGATTGTATGCCAATAGGAAATTCTTTCCTTGTATTCTTCCTTTGTTTTTAGTTCCTTGATAATTTCTTGTAGGTTTTTACGTACTTTCATTTGTTTCACCTCTAATATATCTATTTTATCGAATGGACGTTCGATTTGAAAGAGGTTTTAAAAAGAAAAAAAGAACCATTATTTACTATTTGATGAAATAAAGTGAAACTTGCATCAGTGGGGATTTTTCTTCCTCTCCACTGATGGTTAGTTGAACCAATCGGATTTACGGACAGTTGATCTCCCGCCTATCTTCCTCGTATTTCTCATTAGCTTTTAGGTTAGAGTCTTACTTGGGATAAATGAACGAATTGCTTTTGCCAACTCCTCGGGAGCTTCTTGCATGCTCATATGACCTGTATCTAATCTAACTTCTGAAACATTTTGGCTTGAAGAAGAAGCAACACGATCTAATGAAACCACTTTATCTTTTGTCCCCTTTACCAATAAAACTGGCACATTTGCCTGTTCGATTACTCCATTTCTATCTGGTCTTTTTCTCATTGCTGCCTGTGTCTCCATTGCCGCAATTCCGTTTGTTCCATAGCCAATTCTTTTCGCCTTTTCCACTTCGTTAGGTAAAGTTATGAGAGATTCGTCGGCAAATAAATTAGGAATTAGCCCATTAACAAACTCTTCTATTCCAAGATCTTGAATTTTTCGTATTGCGTTCAATCTTCCTTCTTTTCCTGCATCTGTATCTGAGTATGCTGTGGAATGTATTAAACCAAATCCCTTTAGGCTCTTTCCAAAAAGCTCTGCAAAAGCCAATGTTACATATCCACCAAGGGAATGCCCAAACATATACACTTGTTCGATACCTAATTTTTTTAATAACTTATTCATATCGTTCGCTAAATCTTCTATCTCAAATGGGGCTCCACTATAAGTTGAGCTGCCATGTCCTCTTAAGTTTACTGCAATTACATGGTATTTATCAGATAGTAAGGGCAAAATATACTCCCAATAATCGACGCTTCCGCAAAAACCATGTATTAAAACAATCGTATCTCCTTGCCCATGCTCTATATAGGATAGTTGTTCGTTTCCAATTGTGATTTTTTTCATTTATACAAACTTCCTTTCTACCTTTCATTTGGCTTTATTCTAAAGCCTGTTTTCGTAAAGTTTATGGCTATTCCCCGTAGCCGGAATACACTTGCTTTCCGGCTGCTCCATTTTGCCTTTAATTCTTTTTTCCTATTGAAGAAACAACATTTTTGAGAAAACTGCCTTTCATTTAATATACCACTTTTTTTTATAAGCAAATCTTATTCATTTTTTATGAAGTAAAAAAAGAGGAATCAAACACCAATCCATTTTATTAGGCATAGTATAAGTAGAAAAAGGCCTATTCATTTGCAGTTTTCTTCCCTTATTTTAATGGGGATAAAACATATTAATCTTTCGTTCATGTTTTTTATGTAAGGAGTGATGTACTATGTCTTCAAATTTCCCAATGGATCCAAACAAAAAAGAGAAAACCCCTCAACCCTTTAATGGTTTCATGCGTTCCATGAATCAGTTTTTTCAGGAAAAGCCAGTGAAAAACTTTCTTCAACAAATGGATGAATTTTTTAGCAATCCATTTCCCAATATGACTTTTCCAATTAGCGTGAATGAAACGGAAAAGGGAACAACGATTAAAGCAGAGCTACCTGGAATGAATAAGGAGCAAATTCAACTAGACATTTATGACCATTATTTAACAATCAGTGTGAACCACCAGGAAATCATTACAGAAGAAAACACCCAAGCTAAAACCTTTCATACAAGTCAAATGTTTAATAAAAGGAGTAGAAGCATTGCTTTCCCACACCCTATAGACGAAAAGAAAGTGACCGCTTCCTATAAAAATGGCTTGCTAACAATTAAAGTTCCAAAACAAAAAGGCAAAAAAATAATGATTGAAGATCAAAATCCGTAAACCAAGAGAGTAAATATTATATTATCTGCACATATTAATAGTGGATGCACGTAAGAAATACTCTCCTTCCATTAACGGAGAAGGAGAGATTCCTTTTACATCCATTTAATTTCTTTCTAATCTTACTTCCTGAGGTGATAAGATGAGTTATAAAGATCAGTTGGATTCTCACTCTGCGCTTTTTCATCACAATTGGACGAGACCGAAACGTTCTAAGTCCCAAGTTAATGGGCATACGCAAATGTCTCAAACAAATATTATTCTAAGAAGTAATGCAAAAGCACACCGCTGGTAAGTAGAGAAAAAGAAATGAAGGCTGGGACATAAGTATTCCAGCCATAGATAAACCCGAACAACTATCAAAGAATCCTAAATGGTTGTTCGGGTTTTATTAGTTTTATAAAAGGTTGTTTCAGTACAGTTAGTGTTAATATCCGCAGCCTGAATACACTTCGCTTTCCATGGGGCGAGCGCCGAGCCGCTTCGGCCTATGGCCTGCAGGGTCTCGGACTTTCTCGCAGCTCCCATAGGAGTCTACGTGTATTCAGGCTGCTCCATATTTCCTACTAATTCATTTTTTCTAAAAAAACAATATTTTTTAGGGTATTGCCTTTAAAAACGGAGTGGAATGGAGCGGAAGACACTCGACTCCTGCGGGAAGTAGAGCAAAACCTAAGACCCCACAGGCTTTAGCCGAGGAGGCTTAGGTTGCTCCCCGCGGAAAGCGAGTTTCTGTAGCGCAATGGAACGAATTAGTTTTTACACTTGACTATATTTAAAAACATAAATAACCATTGTATAAAAGAAACCTTTATTTAAGAGATAAATTAGAGATTGTTCGTCTTTACAGATTGGCTATTTAGTTTTGTCCCAGCCTCTTCTTATTTCGTCGTAATGTACTTATACTTTAAAGATTCCGCCGACCCCTTTTACCAATCCTGTCACCTGGTTCATCGCGTTCATCATCATACCAGCCGTATCCATCATCTTATTAAAATCTAAAGATCCATCTTGTGATTTAAAAGAGTTCATGATACTTTTCATATTGCCTTGTTTTTTCGGAATAAACGATTGCTTTGGATATGGATTCATAAATCCTTGATTTTGATTCATATGATTAGAAGAGTACTGGTTCATGTCACCATTCTCCATATAATGAAGTGGATTTTGAAAGATGTCTTGTGTATTGTTTTTATAAGCATTTTGCGGGTGATAATAACTTGGTTGATTGTTTGGATAATTCGGATGCATTGGCATGTTATAGAAGTTTTGTCCGTTCATTCCTGCCCCATTCCATTGTCCTTGGTTCATATATGGATGGTACTGTCTATTATCGGTCGGCATTTGTTGTATATTTGGTTGAGTATAAGCGGTCTGATAAGGTACATTCCTTCTTTGGCGATTAGATGCTCTATACATGAAATTCTATCCTCCCACGTTAAAGATATCCTTATCTACTATATGATGATTTCGCCTAGACTGTGCATTCATTTTCCAAAACACTTATTTAGTAAGGGATATTTCCCCTTAATTGCTGACTGCATATGGAACGTTTCGGCAGCAAAGGCTCTTCTGTTACCTTTGCCTGCTTTCTCTTGCTAACAGTTACTCATTACCTATACTACTCCTTTCAAAAGGCACTGATACTTAGGTTTTTTATATAATAAATAAAAAGACAAAAAAAAAAGAATTTTCTTCTCCCTTTTGATATTCCCTTATTGACCTTCCGCTTTTAGAGCATCAAGTAAAGTTTGCAGTATATACTTTACAGATTTTGCAGAATCCAGAAAACGTTTCTTACTCGTTTGGGCAAAAAAAGCTTGGATTGAAATAATTTCTATATGATCAGATGCTGTATTAATTTGAATGCCATTTAGGTAGTCAGGCTTTGATTTCTGCACCCATAATTTAGCCATTTCCTTCCATTCCTCATTTAAATCTTTGATGCGATTCGCAAACGGGCGTACGGTTTCATAAAAATCCCCATTTGCTCCAGTTTCCTTCACTTTATAGAAGGTCTCTATTGAATATTCCACTGCCTCAAGAAGTTTTTCTGTATGTTCCATTAGTTGATGGTTTTCGGTCAATTTTGCCACTCCATTTACCCTTTATCGTTAATTACTTTATTTTAACGATTTACTTTGCTAAGTTCAAGTAAAGAGGCATTTGTCTTGGAGGAACATTAGAAGGAAGCCCCGATTGGCTTGCTGCAATTTTTTTCTCCATAGCAGCCATTCCTTTTTCTATATTATTTAATGAAGTCATATGTTTTTTTACTAGTTGTGTTTTTTGATTCCTTGCATTCAAAAGTGTAGCATCTAGTATTTCTAATTCCTCTTGAATCTCCTCCAACATAATCAATAACTTTTCCTTTGTATAATTCTTTTCCATACAAATCCCTCCAAGCTATTTTTAATACATACTCTTTTCTTTTTTTTTATGAACTATCCTGCTCAGTTGACAAAACTAGAAGAGATTCGGCAAAGAAAGTTTATTTTTTTATAACTGGTTTAAAATTCGACAAAAAATTATTATTAATGTGTTAAAACCACTTGTTTCCCTGACGAATCAGTTCATGTAATGTTTGCTGCTTTTTCAAGTACCAATCCGTTATAAGCAAGGGTTCATTATGCTCGCTACATGTTTGCCACTTTTTCTTTATTTTCTTTTTATACCAATCCTTTCTTTTCCCTTCACGATGCTTGACTACCGGATAAGCAACTCGGAGTATGGGTGTCGTATTGGCTAATTTTGGGTATATATATTTTTCATAATCATATCTTGAACCAGTATGTTCTATTTTTCTTGCAAAATCATAGAACTCTTGATATAAATTAGATTTAAATAAAAGGCTTGCTAATGTATTCCCTAGCTTAATTCGTTCGTTAAGAGAAGTGAAGTTAGAAACGCTAGCCCCGTAAAGTTTCCCTTGTAAAGTTGGAAAAAGTACGGCATTAAAATGGAGAAAATCCTGAAAAAGATACGGAAAGTAATGAAGGACATGATGCTTGATTCTTGCGTTTTCAATGACAGGTTGTTGAATCACATTTTGTTCATTGATAATTAAACTATTCATTAATCTTTTTTTATTCTTTGTCTCCCAATACTTTAACCATTCTTCTTCCATAAAAGAGGAAACTTGAAAAAACTTTAATAAATGAAACATTGGCAAGTTTTTTTTCGTCGAATATTCATAGAGTAGTAATTGAGGAAATGCATCATTAAAAATAAGCCAGTTTGCTTTCTCATAGGTCAAGTAGATTTGCTTCCTTTTTTCCTGACTAACTACTTGCGGCAGCCATAGTCCATTTAAATCACCCATATTCCAGCCAGCATTTCTTGAAACTTGGCTTGCAAGAAATGCCCATTGGATTTCTTTATTTTTGTTATAATAGCAGAGATAGGCTTTGGTCCTTGAAATATTGTCTAAGTTGCACTTATCGGTAATTAGCCTTATTCTAGTTATAAGTTTTTCTTCTTCTAACGAAGAAAAATATGATTTTTTACCTATCAAATTGTTCACCTCTTATGAACGCTTTATGGTATTATTGTTTGTTGATTGCAATAAGTTATACTTTGAAAGAATCTTTGTGAGGTGAAAAAATGAAGATTCATTATCCAAATGGAAAAAGATATACACCTGTAAAAAATGTAAATACTAAATCGCAAAAAAAAATAAGTTATAGTAACCGAGGAATGAACTTAGAAGATGATTTGAATGAAACGAATAAGTATTACTTAGAATTTGGGAAGGCCGTCATACATAAAAAGCCGACACCTGTTCAAATCGTTCAAGTCGATTATCCGAAGAGAAGTGCTGCCGTCATTAAAGAAGCCTATTTTAAACAAGCTTCCACTACAGACTATAACGGTGTTTATAAAGGAAAATATGTCGACTTTGAAGCGAAAGAAACGAAGCATACTACTTCTTTTCCGCTTAATAACTTCCATGAACACCAAATTAAACATATGCGGATGGTATGTGAACAACAAGGAATTTGCTTTGTCATTATCTCTTTTTCAGAAACAAATGAAATATTCTACTTAGATGCAGGAAAACTCTTTATATTTTGGGAAAGAATGATAAATGGCGGAAGAAAATCGATCACAAAACAAGAACTAGCAATCAATGGTCATTCCATTAGCCTAGGTTATCAGCCTCGAATTGACTATATTAAAGTGATTGATACTATTTATGAATTCAACTAATTCCTTTTGTTTTTAGAAAGAAAGGTAGGAACAATTATGACAGATAAATATCAAACGCGAGAGGAGCGCCGCAAACAACTGGAAACCTCAAAGAAAAATGCTCCTAAAAAAGCACAGAAAAAAAGTGGTAAGAATTTGTTTAAACGCGTTCTGCTTATTTTATTAACAATCGGTATCATTGGTATTATTGCAGGCGGAGTAACATTTGCCATAATGGTTAAAGATGCACCCGAATTGAATCCAGAGACTTTAAAGGACCCTATTTCTTCTACGATCTATGACAAGAATAATAAGGAGATAGCAAAAGTAGGTGCCGTAAATCGGGACTATGTAAACTATGAAGATATCCCTGATTTAGTAAAAGATGCGTTTATCGCAACCGAAGATTCACGCTTCTTTAAACATCATGGAATCGATCCTATCCGCTTAGGTGGGGCAGTAATAGCAAACTTTAGAAATGGTTTTGGTTCAGAAGGCGCAAGTACGATAACACAGCAAGTTGTGAAAAACTTCTTCTTTAACCAGCCACAAAAAACATTAAATCGTAAAGCACAAGAAGCATGGCTTGCCTTAGAGTTAGAACGCAAGTACTCAAAAGAAGAAATATTTGAAATGTATGTTAATAAAATCTTTATGTCTGAAAATATGAGCGGGGTTAAAACCGCAGCAAAAGTTTATTTTGATAAAAACTTAGACGAGTTAACATTGCCAGAGGCTGCCCTCTTAGCAGGAATGCCACAGGCGCCAAATGCCTATAATCCATTTAATAATCCAGAAAGGGCAGAAAAAAGACGTAATATTGTCTTATCCTTAATGCATCAACATGGATATATTTCAAAAGCAGAAATGGAAGAAGCACAAAAGACTTCTGTGGAAGATTCATTAGTTGCAAAAGAGGATCGTCAAACAAATGATCTACCGTATGATCCATTTATAAAACAAGTTATTGCCGAAATCGAGAAAAAATATCCAGATGTTAATGTATTTACAGATGGATTAGAAATTTATACAACGATGGATAAAGAAGCACAGGAATATGTGGAAGAATTAATGTACGAAGGAGAGATTGTCCCATTCCCTGACGAACAATTCCAAGCTGGAATTACCTTACTAGATACGAAAACAGGCGGAATTTTAGCTCTTGGAGGTGACCGCGATCCAGATGTAAAGCTCGGGACAAACTATGCAACAGATATGAAGCGCCAGCCTGGATCAACCGCTAAGCCTATCCTTGACTACGGTCCAGCTGTTGAACATTTAAAATGGGGAACTTATCAAACGATTGTAGATGAGCGTACTACCTATTCAAATGGAACACCAATTAGTAACTGGGATAATAGCTATAAGGGATCTATGACTATGCGAAAAGCGTTAGAAATGTCAAGAAACATTCCTGCTCTTAAAGCTTTCCAAGCAGTCGGTGCTGAAAAAGCTAAAGATTTTGCAGTAAATCTAGGCATTCCGCTAGAGAATGCCTATGAATCCTATGCTATTGGAGCATTTGAAGCTAGCACACTAGAAATGGCTGGAGCATATAGTGCCTTTGGTAATGAAGGTGTATATAATACACCACATGCTGTGCGCTCCTTTAAATTAAAAGATGGTACTAAAATAAATATGGAGCCTAAATCAAAAGTAGTGATGCAGGATTATACCGCATTCCTCATAACTGATATGTTAAAAGGTGTACTTACAAGCAGTGATGGAACGGGAAATCTTGCTAATGTTCCAGGATTGCCTGTTGCTGGTAAGACAGGAACGACCAACTATTCGCAAGAAGAACGAACCAAATGGGGCATAACAGATTCTAGAAGTGTTCCAGATGCTTGGTTTGCTGGCTATACAACTAATTTTACTATGGCCGTATGGACTGGATACACGGAACGCAAAAACCCACTCACTCCTGGACCAAACCAGAAAATTGCTCAACAGATTTTCAAAGCAGTGATGAGCCATATTTCGGAAGATGTAGAAACAGCTGATTTTAAGAAGCCTGATAGTGTTGAAACAGTAAAAATCGAAAAAGGTACGTTTCCGGCAAGATTAGCAAGTTCTTATACACCAAGTAGTCAAATCCAAACCGAGTATGCCGTTAAAGGAAATATTCTGAACGAAGTATCACAAAAGTACAATAAACCTAATACTCCTACTGGAGTGAAAGCAACTTATAATGAGAACAGTGATGAAATCGATCTATCTTGGGACTATGGTGACAAAGAGGGCGTCAAATTTGACGTAAGTGTAAGTGTTGATGGTGGAGCTAATGAGCAATTGACTGTTACTTCTGACACAAGCTTAAAGATTGCCAAACCAACGCCTGGCAGCACCTATACCTTTACTGTAAAAGCAATTAAAAATGATCAGGATAGTGATCCTGCATCTGGCAGTATTTCCGTCCCAGCAAAAATCGAGGAACAGCCACCTGAGGATCCAAATGAGACAATAGATGACGAGGATGACCAAGACGATCCTAATGGCGAAGATTCTGATGACAATCAGGATGATGGAGACAATGAAGACTCTGATAATGGGGAAGAAAATAACAACAATCAAAGTAACAATAACGGGAATAACAACGATAATGGCAATAATGGTGGAAATAATAGTGGAAACAATACTGGTAACAACAATGGTCAAAATAATACGAATTCCAATGATGCTAACCAAAACCAAAGCCGAAATAGAGAACAGAATCGAAATGATTCCCAATAAAGTAAAACTTCCATAAGTGTGGGTCCCCACTTATGGTTAGTTGAACCAAGCGGCCCCTTTATGGACAGTAAGAGTAGGATAAACTGACGTGTAAAAGAAGAGGACAATTCCAACCGGAATGGTCCTCTTCTTTTATTTAGATTTTCTATTCAATCTTATTAATTTGATCGCATGCTGTTTTTCTAATTCTTTAAACAGCTCATCCAATTGTTTATAGGAATGATACCCATTTAATCTTTTTAGAATAAACTGGAGCCGATCTTCTAAATTGAAAGGTTTTATTTCTAAGCTACTGTCTACCAAACCATTTCTTAATACGACTGGTTTTTCGTTAAGCCAATATAAACATTCTAAAAAGTATTCCATTCCAATCGTTAGTCCCTGCTGAAGTCTAATCGTATCCCTCTCTTCTGCAAACGATTGTAATTCCTGTTTAAGCTGTTTCCACTTTTCCAAAACCAATTTTACACATTCAGAAAAGTTTGCTGTATTCCAAGGCTGATAACCTTCTTTATTATGGTAATAATTAGCTTCATGTAAAAAAGCTGGTGTTAATACTAAGCAATCAGTCACGATAGAAGGAAATTTTTTTACAACCGGGAACGGTCCATATAAAAGCTCAATTGGTGCATCTAATTGATGATTATCCATTATACAACACCTTTAGTCTTCATTCTTTTTTTTCCTTCTCTACACAAAGCTAAAAGTGGACAAACCGCACATTGAGGATTTTGCGCCTTACAGTGATACCTTCCAAAAAAAATCATACGATGATGTGTCACAGACCATTCATCTTTCGGAACTTTTTTCATCAAAGTTTTTTCTACTTCTAAAACAGAGTCTTTCCATCGACAAATTCCTAATCGTTTACTGACCCTTTCAACATGTGTATCGACAGCAATAGCGGGGATATTATAAGCAACAGAAACGACTACATTGGCCGTTTTTCTTCCGACCCCTGGTAAGTTAATCAATTCATCTCGATCCATTGGAATTTCACCATTATATTTTTCCAAAACCATTTGACAAAGCTTTTGAATATTTTTGGCTTTATTTCGATATAAACCAATGGACCGAATATCATTCTGCAATTCTTCTATGGGAACACTTAAGTAGTCTTCTGGGGTTTTATACTTTTGAAATAAATTTTTAGTTACCTTATTAACTAGTGCATCGGTACATTGTGCGGATAACGATACGGCAATAACCAATTCAAAGGGGTTAGAATGAACCAATTCACAATGTGCCTCTGGGAACATTTCCCCCATCGTATCCAGACAATATCTAATTTCATCTTTTTTTAGCATGTAATCCTCCGAAATGAATAAACTTTCTTCTATACAATAGGCTGTTATCGTAAAGTTTGTTGCGATTACCCGCACCGGAATACACTTCGCTTTCCGTGGGGCTAGGCTTAAGCCTCCTCAGCTTTGCCTCCGGGGTCTCAGATTGTCTCGCTAATCCCGGCTGCTCCATTTTTCCAACTATTTCTTTTTCCTATTGAAAAAACAACAATCCTTTAGAAAACAACCATACAAAAAAAGGTCGTCCTAAGAATAGATTGAGATTCTTTCATTTATCCAAGTAGTTTTTTTCTACTAGATATGTCTTGTAATGAAGTCTAAACCATTTATTCTTATAACAATCCCAGTTTTACGTAGTCAAACTTTTATATGAATGAACATTGTGTAAAGGAAGGAAGCAACCTACTTTCCTATTATCTCTAATAGTCAGCCTTCCACTTCACAATAATCAGTCATTCACTTACATTTACTTACTGTATCAATCTTAGCATTATTGATCTAACCAATTATAAAACGGTACTGCTTTTTTACTTGATGATTCCTCTCTCTGCTCGACTTTATATCCAGCTGTCTGATGCTGTCTAAACTTTTTCCCGTGGCTTTTCGCTTGTTCGATTGTCTTAATACCATTCTTCTTCCATTCAAACAAAATCCGATCAATATAACGAAAATTTAATTTACCCGAAATTACTGCTTCACGAAGAGCTGCTTTAATAATAACCATTTCATGCTGATCATCGTCTACCCACATATTTAGCGTTTCAATTTCAAAAGGAGATAGAGGTCTTCCAAATTCCTGTTCAAAGCAAGTATATAAATCTGATTCCTCTTTTTCTATTAAAGCTTCTTCTTCTTTTTTATTATTTAGCAAAAATTGTTCTATTAATTTATTCCAAAGAGGCTCTAATGAATAGCGTTCATACCGAATTCCGGTATCACTGTTACCATCCAGTATTTCAATAAAACCTTTTCTGATTAACTGGCTCAATAATTCATGACATTCATTAATATCTATAGTCATTTGTGCAGATATTTCCGCCGGTGTCGGAAAATCATTACCTCGCTCTAAATAATAGTGCACCTGTAACAAAAGGACTAATTCTTTTTCATTTATTTTCAATTGTTTGTAATTTGTTAGAAGTGTGGAAGGAATATTGATATTCCCTTCTTGCAACCATTTTAAAAAAATTGTTTGATTCATTAAAGACACCTCTAAT
Proteins encoded:
- the nth gene encoding endonuclease III — translated: MLKKDEIRYCLDTMGEMFPEAHCELVHSNPFELVIAVSLSAQCTDALVNKVTKNLFQKYKTPEDYLSVPIEELQNDIRSIGLYRNKAKNIQKLCQMVLEKYNGEIPMDRDELINLPGVGRKTANVVVSVAYNIPAIAVDTHVERVSKRLGICRWKDSVLEVEKTLMKKVPKDEWSVTHHRMIFFGRYHCKAQNPQCAVCPLLALCREGKKRMKTKGVV
- a CDS encoding YpoC family protein, with amino-acid sequence MDNHQLDAPIELLYGPFPVVKKFPSIVTDCLVLTPAFLHEANYYHNKEGYQPWNTANFSECVKLVLEKWKQLKQELQSFAEERDTIRLQQGLTIGMEYFLECLYWLNEKPVVLRNGLVDSSLEIKPFNLEDRLQFILKRLNGYHSYKQLDELFKELEKQHAIKLIRLNRKSK
- a CDS encoding DnaD domain-containing protein, producing the protein MNQTIFLKWLQEGNINIPSTLLTNYKQLKINEKELVLLLQVHYYLERGNDFPTPAEISAQMTIDINECHELLSQLIRKGFIEILDGNSDTGIRYERYSLEPLWNKLIEQFLLNNKKEEEALIEKEESDLYTCFEQEFGRPLSPFEIETLNMWVDDDQHEMVIIKAALREAVISGKLNFRYIDRILFEWKKNGIKTIEQAKSHGKKFRQHQTAGYKVEQREESSSKKAVPFYNWLDQ